One stretch of Miscanthus floridulus cultivar M001 chromosome 18, ASM1932011v1, whole genome shotgun sequence DNA includes these proteins:
- the LOC136524312 gene encoding uncharacterized protein, which produces MAVPNYTYLKLKMPGPNGVITIESTYEHACDYDIECIKYAEAIIEAEPLIVNLDRLGSEAPDSKRRARTFEPTEAVKLIPVDPACPDDQALRISATLDIK; this is translated from the coding sequence atggcggtccccaactacacctacctcaagctcaagatgccgggccccaatggtgtcatcactatcgagtccacaTATGAGCATGCATGCGACTACGACATCGAATGCATCAAGTACGCTGAGGCTATCATAGAGGCTGAgcccctcatcgtcaacctcgatcggcttggtagcgaggcgcctgactccaagcgtcgagCTAGGACTTTCGAACCCAcagaggccgtcaagctcatcccggttgaccccgcctgccccgatgaccaagcactgaggatcagcgccaccctcgacatcaaatag